A single window of Granulicella mallensis MP5ACTX8 DNA harbors:
- the pstA gene encoding phosphate ABC transporter permease PstA — MGSLPTRSANFERLSRARRTVTDHFVTGLAILSTVVVLVPLVAILGYLIYKGASSLNFAFFTHIPAPVGEQGGGMSNAIVGSGVVLGLASLLGIPVGIGAGVYLAEYGQGRMLGNIIRFTADVLNGVPSIVMGMAAFALIVAKQQHYSAFAGGVALAIMMVPTITRTTEEMLATVPHAIREAALGLGIPKWRTVLSVSLRTASPGIITGCMLAFARVAGETAPLIFTAFGNEFWSFSLKEPIAALPLEIYKYAISPYDEWHRLAWGGALVLIAMIMVSVTLVRIFANRGVLKGGH; from the coding sequence ATGGGATCTCTTCCAACACGCTCCGCGAACTTTGAACGCTTGAGCAGAGCTCGGCGCACGGTGACCGATCACTTCGTGACCGGGCTTGCCATCCTGAGCACCGTCGTGGTGCTGGTTCCGCTGGTGGCGATTCTTGGCTATCTGATCTACAAGGGCGCCAGCTCGCTGAACTTTGCTTTCTTTACGCATATCCCGGCGCCGGTCGGAGAGCAGGGCGGCGGCATGTCGAACGCCATCGTTGGCTCCGGTGTGGTGCTGGGGTTGGCGAGTCTTTTGGGAATCCCGGTGGGTATCGGTGCTGGCGTCTATCTGGCTGAGTATGGCCAGGGACGGATGCTGGGAAACATCATCCGTTTCACCGCCGACGTATTGAACGGCGTGCCTTCGATCGTGATGGGCATGGCTGCCTTCGCACTGATCGTGGCCAAGCAGCAGCACTATTCGGCGTTTGCCGGTGGAGTGGCGCTGGCCATCATGATGGTGCCGACCATAACTCGCACCACCGAAGAGATGCTGGCCACCGTGCCCCACGCTATCCGCGAGGCGGCGCTCGGCCTGGGAATTCCGAAGTGGCGGACCGTTCTATCGGTAAGTTTGAGAACGGCTTCGCCGGGTATTATCACTGGCTGTATGCTTGCGTTCGCGCGCGTTGCGGGTGAGACCGCGCCGCTGATCTTTACGGCTTTCGGTAATGAGTTCTGGAGCTTCAGTCTCAAGGAGCCTATCGCAGCCTTGCCGCTGGAGATCTATAAGTATGCGATCTCGCCTTACGATGAGTGGCATCGTCTGGCCTGGGGCGGAGCTCTGGTGCTGATTGCGATGATCATGGTCTCGGTGACGCTGGTGCGAATCTTTGCCAATCGTGGCGTGCTCAAAGGAGGGCATTAG
- the pstB gene encoding phosphate ABC transporter ATP-binding protein PstB, whose translation MGADIRVENLNAWYGQTHTLKDINLHIPANHATALIGPSGCGKSTFVRCLNRMHETNPIARAEGTVRIGDIDIYKDAAPVEIRRRIGMVFQRPNPFPTMSIYDNVASGLKLNGFRNKRVLDEVVERSLKSAALWDEVKDDLKKKSGASISGGQQQRLCIARALAVDPEVLLMDEPASALDPVSTAKIEDLIFQLKSQYTIVIVTHNMQQAARVAEHTGFFLTGTLVEFDKTHKIFTNPSDKRTEDYITGRFG comes from the coding sequence GTGGGAGCCGACATTCGCGTCGAAAACTTGAATGCGTGGTATGGACAGACACACACGCTCAAGGACATTAATCTGCATATTCCCGCGAATCATGCGACTGCTCTCATTGGGCCGTCGGGTTGCGGCAAATCGACCTTTGTCCGCTGCCTGAATCGCATGCACGAGACGAACCCGATCGCACGCGCGGAGGGTACGGTACGCATTGGCGACATCGATATCTACAAAGATGCCGCGCCGGTTGAGATTCGCCGCCGTATCGGCATGGTCTTTCAGCGGCCGAATCCCTTTCCCACGATGTCCATCTACGACAACGTCGCGAGCGGCCTGAAGCTGAACGGATTCCGCAATAAGCGCGTGCTGGACGAGGTTGTTGAGCGCAGCCTGAAGTCGGCGGCGCTGTGGGACGAGGTCAAGGACGACCTGAAGAAGAAGTCTGGCGCCAGCATCTCCGGCGGTCAGCAGCAGCGGCTGTGCATCGCCCGCGCTTTGGCTGTCGATCCCGAAGTCCTGTTGATGGATGAGCCAGCCAGCGCGCTCGACCCGGTGTCTACCGCTAAGATCGAAGATCTGATCTTTCAACTGAAGAGCCAGTACACAATCGTAATCGTGACGCACAACATGCAGCAGGCTGCCCGCGTGGCGGAGCATACCGGCTTTTTCCTCACGGGTACTTTAGTAGAGTTCGATAAGACGCATAAGATATTTACCAATCCTTCTGACAAGCGCACGGAAGACTACATTACGGGGAGATTCGGTTGA
- the phoU gene encoding phosphate signaling complex protein PhoU, whose protein sequence is MRIKFQQNLDELKERLLVMAGLVEQAIQRATESYSTRDLGLCEMVLRSEPAINRMEREIDQAALDLLAMEQPMAVDLRFIIAVIRINADLERVGDQAVNIAQRVQDLGMFANVDVPVDIPKLASLSSAMVRKALQAFIEGDADMAQAVLALDDQVDEMNSAAFRSLSSLIGERPEMTPQALNALIISRNLERVGDHATNIAEDVIFWVRGADVRHGAIAEE, encoded by the coding sequence ATGCGAATCAAATTCCAGCAGAACCTGGACGAGTTGAAAGAACGGCTGCTGGTCATGGCCGGTCTAGTCGAGCAAGCCATTCAACGCGCCACCGAGTCGTATTCGACTCGCGATCTCGGTCTGTGCGAGATGGTGCTGCGCTCCGAGCCGGCGATCAACCGCATGGAGCGCGAGATCGATCAGGCTGCGCTGGATCTGCTGGCCATGGAACAGCCGATGGCTGTCGATCTTCGGTTCATCATCGCGGTCATCCGCATCAACGCCGACCTGGAGCGCGTCGGCGACCAGGCGGTCAACATTGCTCAGCGGGTGCAGGACCTGGGGATGTTCGCCAACGTCGATGTGCCGGTGGATATTCCCAAGCTCGCCTCGCTGTCCTCGGCGATGGTGCGCAAGGCACTGCAAGCGTTTATTGAAGGCGATGCCGATATGGCGCAGGCGGTACTCGCGCTCGACGATCAGGTCGACGAGATGAATTCCGCGGCGTTCCGGTCGTTGAGCTCGCTGATTGGCGAGCGCCCCGAGATGACGCCGCAGGCTCTGAACGCGCTGATCATCTCCCGGAACCTGGAACGGGTGGGTGACCACGCGACGAATATCGCGGAAGACGTGATCTTCTGGGTACGCGGTGCGGATGTGCGGCACGGTGCTATCGCAGAAGAGTAA